In Osmerus eperlanus chromosome 4, fOsmEpe2.1, whole genome shotgun sequence, the sequence ACTGCAGGCTTCCCCTCTTCCTGAAAGGGGATTGGGGCTTGGCTTTGGCCCCAGTCCCAGAGGGCAGGTTGGAGGacatctctctcagtctgtgttCCTGTGAGGAGCTGTGAGCTGAAGCTGCAGATGGAGCGTGAAAGAGACACGAAGTGAgcaaggagcagagggagagcgagcaggagggagagcaagcaggagagagagagagtgagtgagagcgagagtgagagaaaatagCGAAGAAAGACACAGATGCGTACAGCTAAGGGGGGGTTGATCGCAGTCTGAGATTTGTGTCAggcgatatgtgtgtgtgtgtaagaagggGAGGGTTATTCCAGCGTTGTTAGTCCAGCGTGGGGATGCTGCCTGCTAAGCATCCCTGCTATCTCGTGCTGCAGTGAGACAGGCTCCGCCCCCgtgcctctctctcagccctggctGCTGTGTTGACAGAGGCTGGAGGCGTGAAAACACAGCTCGGCTTCCTCCTGTCAgattacacacacgtgcacgcacagaCCTTTAGTCTGACCTGTTGCCCTGGCAACTCCAAACCCAGGTGGGAAAAATGCCAGCAGAGCGGTCGTGAAAACCCCAACAAGCGATAACAACAACGACTGCAGATCTGAATGTAGACACACGTCTTCTAACCAGAACAGATGTAGGTGATgctgagagagagcagagtgaggtttagagagaccagagcagagcagacagacaagccTGTGGTGAGAGGCAGAGCAGACTGGGAAAATAAGTCACTGGGCTGGAAAATCCTTTGTGGATGGGGGAGCGACCAGCTAGACTGGAGGTCAACACGTGATTATACACAGAAGTAAATCACTTTTTATATGGAACAGATGTGGGCAGAGGGACATGTGGTGATAGAAACACCAAGCACACACCAAATGGGATTTTACTTTGTCTCCCAAAATGGGAGTTGCTTTGCAAAAGGAAGAATAAACCATAGTGGGCTTCTTTTTTTAAAAGTCTTTACAAATAGGTTTCAAAAGTACAGGGTTTCTCCTAAAGGAATGCTGTCAGCCACCCATCTCATACATATGTCTCATGATTATAGAGAGTATGAACCAAATCTAGGCTAATACATGCTATGAGGCTAGGTATAATGTGGTAATATAATGTTGATTCCTGTATGGCCCAGATCGGACCGACATTCACAGTGTAGACACAATCTCTAAGAGGCCAGACCATAAATGCAGATGACAGCACAATATGGAATCCTTCCAAAAGCTTCTCTTCCACTGTGGAGCTCTGAGGGCTTTTACATAATAGCATTCTGATTACTGCCCTATAGAAAATACCAGCTCAGTGCATGATGATGCAGTACTGCTACCATACAATTTTGGGAGAGTGGCCAGTCAAACTCATCTGAAAGGGTAAACAACAGGAAGTCTGTAGTCTACAGTACATGGATGGTGGCTCAAAAGTGCGAGCGTTTACAAAAATAtttcagtttgtgtgtttgtgagagagacagagaatgagagaacgACAATGAAAATACACTGTGTTGAAGAATATATAGTACATCTACATGTAGCCTACACCATAAGTATATTGATTGTCAACAATATTGCTAAATATTAGAGCTCTTTTTATACCATAATCATTGCTTTTTCCGAGGATTAACTGGGAAAGAAGCTTCCTCTTGTGGTACAAAATAGGCCCAAAATAGATTACTGGCAACGGCAGTACATTGTCTGCACTAGTCATTCACTGAACTGGTGTCGTGCTTGTGCCCGTGATGTTGGTCATATAGATGTTGGTTAGTTGATTTGGTGACAACCTTTTTGGACCAAATTATCATATGGAAATAATGACCACCAACTTTACACGAGCTAGGCCTAGCCAGAGCCATATAAACAGATGGCTATGGCTCTGGCTCTGGCCCTAGCTAACCAACATTCCATTCAATAGTTCTACTGAAAAATTCGAAGAAATTATTCAGGCTATCATCTACCACATAAATGAAGCactacataggcctacataaatAAAATTTGGAACACAAAAAACTGCCTGTTTCCCCCTGTATGTTACTAATGGTTCAGTACTTGTTGGTTTCTTTTTTCCGTAAGAAAACGCGTAAAGCCATTTTTGTGCCTTCCTTCCATGTCAAGTGACACAATATAAAACGAGGAGCTTCGAACAGCGAAATGACAGCGAATATCGACAGTTATTACATGTGGTCGACACGAGGGGACGCCAAACGAGGAAAGTCGACGGTATCGACACTGTCTCGTTGCTATATCACATTCTATGTTGACTCAGTCTTCCCAACCAAAAAGGTTGTTCAAAAGAACATTTGGGTAACAAAACATCTTGAATCTGTTATTAATAGCCTAAAAAGAAACAGACAAATTATGATGCCCAAACCACTGGAAAAAAGTGTGTATGCACTTAGTTGAGATGCATGAAATAAGGAAGGCTAGTTGAAGTAAGGAAAAAGATAGAAATGCAATGGCAATGCAGCGGTGATTTTAGAGCAGCCTTAAGGGATTAAACCGATGGCCTCCATTAATCAATGTGCAAATGAGATTAAACAATTTATCAGTGTAAATGGGGTAGACGATTCGGATTTACCGAACAGTTTCAACTCATTTTCTCTCGCTTTGACAGGTCCTAGTTATCTGGAAATGTTTCATACGTCATACTTAGAAGGTCTCTTGTAGGCCAGAATGAATGTGTCACAGTCCTGAAAAGACTGCCGGACCTGATGCCATCTGGGCGCACTTTATTGTACTGGCCAACTTAGTGAGGTCTTCACTAAACTTTTCCAGATGTGTTCCGAAATGGTTCCCCCTTCTTTTTATTAGCTGCAGGACTTGCCAAGAGGGCAGCTATCTTGTGAAATTCTCGAGTGACACTTACCTTTGGTCTCTTCTCTGGGGCTCGGGTATCAGATCATGGTTGGGAGGAGATAGTGTAGCAATGATGCAAGTAGACTGAAGTAACAATGGCTTTACTATGCAGTAGTAAAGCCAAAGTAGTAAAGTAAATTCATTTTCTCTGGTGTCTTCCAGAGTGAGGACCCATTAGCAGAGAGGATGGCCTAAGAAGAACGAGTTGTTCTCTGTGGTCTGAAGAGGGGGATGTTATTATTTGCAATCTTGCACTTTACCTGATATTTTCAGCAATTCCTTCTTGTCATCTGCagcagtttgattgaaagaaAATGGCTGGAAATATTTAACCTACTTTGTGTCACTGACAAGTCTAAATTTAGATTAGTGTTGCATGCCAAAGTTGGCTTATTTCAAATCAGCAGCAGGGCaatcaaaataataaaatattctTCCAGGTAGACTGACAGTGTTGTAGCTGTACAAGAGTTCTCTTCTTCCTGCAAGAGAAGCACAACTTTCCAAGTATGGCTATGGTAGCATCTCTGTGGTGTTGTACAAAGAACCTGGGAGATAAAGTAATCGTATCTCTATCCTATGACAGAGAAGCAGCTGTCCATATACCTGAAGCCAGGAACACAATGGACCAAGATGGCTGGGAAAATAGGATGAACCCATTTATGTTGAAATTGACATTTCAGTCTGACTATGTAACATTTTTGGAGGAATGTGTTGACAAAGAAAGGATCAAAATAGTAAGCATTTTTGAAGCTTCGTTCGGAGCCGTGTGGTGCGGCTGGATTTGACGGGTCATTAGGCTGGACTCACCATCTAAAGACACAAAATTCCTATGTGGAAGTCAGACATATAATTATCATCTTGCTTCAGCTCCCTGCATCCCATAACACATGGTAAGTTGTTTTGTCTGGAGGGGccagggccgtaatcataatatatatctgGTATAAATGTCCCCACCAAtaaattgatataaaaatataaataaaatataaatgtgatgCGCTACAACTGGCAACCACGCCCGCTGttcgaaattatcataaaaaatgtaatcataTTCATAACTAAACTTAAAAAGTTTTCAGGGGGgggaccctcagactccccagcagatttcgtcccccccaatgtggACTCGATGGCTACGGCCTTAGTAAAAACCCTGCTAACGTCTTGCAGAACATGCTGCACTGCTGGTGGGCATGGAACCCCACCCTTCTGGAATTCATAGACATTACACAACTACATAACATTCACTCATCACTCGCCTATACAGCTGAAGAGTATGTAAACAAACAGTTATGAAACCCCAGCAGCAATTttgaaagaaaatacaaataaaatggaGATGTACTATATGTCAGTATTGATTATCACATCAGAGCAATTCATTCAAGTAAATCAAAAAAAATGTTGGTACATACTGTAATCCCACACACATATTGAGCATATTCTTGGTAGACCGGCAGATTCCTGGAGGTAGGGTGTTGGGACATGTTGTAACAGGTGCTTCGTACACTCTTATTCCTTATCTCAGGTCTGTTCTAATGCACTCATGTGTTAATCATCAAGAACACATCTGGTGCTTTCCTACAAGCCAATTTCCCCTCTAGCACATTTAGGGACAGATGACTTGACCATACTTGCAAGAAGGTTTCCATATGAGAGATTATTTTCATGGATTTCCTGCATGGCAGGAAATGTAAGACTGATAGTAAAGGAAATATATACAAAAAAACATGTCACAGTACAGAGCTATGAATAATACTCTCCTCAAACTATCCTAAAACCCTTGAGGTGAAGATGCAATTATTTGTTAATTTAGTTATTTTAATTTGAATTGttttaattaatttaatttCAAATGTAGAAATTCATGTTTGATGCTTGGATGGTTTTGAGTAGCCTATGATGATCAGAGCTATTCCTTTCTCTAAACAAGCAAAGTGATTGTATTTTCCACAAATGTTGTATATAAACAAGAAGACACATCTGGGCAAGAGGAAATAAGACACGATTTTACTCTATACTCTTTAGTTCCTTGAGTTAATTTCTATTCAACTGAGTAAATTTTGCTCTACAAACCTAGGGACTTCAATATGAGTCACTGCCCTTTCTTCTGTAATATTATTTGGGATAAAAGCTCATACAATCAGTACTGAAATAGAAGACCTGTCTTCTATTTCATCATGGTATTATCTGCCCCATCGAGTAACCGGGAAGAATTTAGCCAAGGGCGTGTTCCGGAGGACTTGTATAGTACCAACACCTCCTTTCAGTTGTTGAGTGAACCTCTCTGAGATGTGTCGTGCGTAAACGTGTTCCACAGAAATGGAGTGTTTCTTAGTTGTTATCAATGTCCTTCTCATCAGTCCTGTCTATGCTGGAGTAAGTGGAATACATTGGACTTATACAGGTACATTTAAAACAAATCTTATGTGGTTTACTTACGCTTTTGAATCTAATCTATCTGCAGTCAAAAAATGGGAATGCATTACTCTGAATTTCAAACCAAATAATTGTAACTACAAAAATTAATACGAAGCAGTCTAGACTCTAGAGAGTGCACGTCAAACACGTAATATCAAGTAGTGCGTAGGCTATATGCCAAACCCATGGGGTTATATCGGAATAATTACGCACAATGTCTGTGAAGGCTGACATCCAGATACTGGGTTGAGTGAAAAGTTGACTGCATGCAAATATCTTTACCAACCACGGGACACGTCAAGGTGCTTTGGAGGTACACAAAGAACTGAAGTTTATTTTTAGTTGTTTACTTTTAGTTATCGCTACAACAAACCAAATATAATGCGTtcgatgtgtgttttgtggtatGTCTGGATTGTTCAACTTTGTTTATCTGGGTTATTCCGTTTAAAGAAGGGGCACTGGACCAAGTGCACTGGGCGGACGAGTATCCTGCTTGCGGTGGCCAAAAACAATCTCCAATTGACATTCAGCGGCGGAACGTACAGTACAACCCACGTCTGCTGCAACTGGAACTCAGTGGTTATGAAGCGCAAAAAGGGAAATTTCTCATGTCCAACAATGGGCACTCAGGTAAAGAATCATATCTATATCTTATGGTGATTGTGATCAGCTCATTgtaaaagtttacttttaagcTTTTCATccaaacaaaatacaaatagCCTACTGGAGCCAGTATCAAACCAATCGTCTAAACCACCACTTGAAATAGACTGTCACATACATTTAATTAGAATATTTTTGACAGTTCAAATCAGCCTGCCTTCTAGTATGGCGATCACCAAGGGTCTCCCAGACCGCTACACAGCGGTCCAGATGCACCTGCACTGGGGGGGCTGGGACATGGAGGCCAGTGGTTCTGAACACACTTTGGACGGCATTCGCTACATGGCAGAGGTAGGCATCCCAACACTAAAAACCAACTAAATTGAAGCAAACGTTTTATAGGTCTCTGTGTAACTGTTCTTGCATTGTATGGTTAGTTCTTACATCTCATAAAACAGGAGACAATTCCATATGAGAAGGAATTATACAACTGCTTTTGAAAAAAGTACCTATTAAAGATATGAAAATACTTTTGAATTGATAAACTACCAATTTTTCTTGTGAAGATAAACACTTATACGTGTGCTTTGTGGTTTCAGCTCCATATAGTCCATTACAATGCAGAGAAGTACAAGAGCTTCCACGAGGCCATAGATAAACCAGATGGACTGGCAGTTCTTGCTTTTTTCTATGAGGTGAGATACAGATACTACTGAAATTCAGGTCAGTGCAGAAATTGACCATCAAATAATGGATTATGACCAAAATATGTGTCAATCTCTATGACTTGAACCTGCAAATGACATACAAAGTGTTGGACCAATTAGCAAATGACCCAGTGCACTTCCCAATACGTGCAGTCACATTGAGTGAGATTTTGGTTACAGAGGAATGCCTTAAGGCCATTGGCAGTCTGTGGCACTTTCAGTTGTGGGAGGTCATTGCTGTAGCAGCGTAGCCAGGGGGCATGGATCCCAGCAGTGTTAATGGATCCCAGCAGTGTTAATGTGGCGCAGATAGAAGCTGGTGTGTTGCTGCTTCACAACTAACAGGGCCAGCTAAGTTTCCATCTGGGAGGTTGTTTTATCTGAACTTATTTTGTAACTTTTCCTAACACAGCCGTCTGTTCAAATATTTTAAGTTCAGCTGTTTGATGTAGTATTTTAACTATTTTGCTAACATATTTCTAGGATGGACATTTTGAGAACACTTATTACACTGATTTCATCAACAATCTGTCAAAGATCAAGTATGCAGGTGATCAGTTTTATTCTACGTCTTCTTTTCTTACCTTAATAACACAACACGTGTGTCCTGGAACACATTGATTCTCTCATCCCACATTTCTCATTTGTCTACACTTCTCTTACAGGGCAGGCCATGAATATATCTTCCATAAATGTCCGATCCATGTTGCCTGAGAACCTGAACCATTACTTCAGGTACCACGGCTCACTGACCACTCCCCCCTGTGATGAAAGCATTCTATGGACTGTGTTTGACACACCCATCACCCTCTCCCATAATCAGGTAAACATGTAGTCTTCATTTTAGAGagattaataataaaaaactaaaataatatTGCAGTTGTCTGCCTCAACATCATTTCATGTAGAAAAAACTATTACGGAGTAGATATAGTAAATattagcttttttttttctttagatCAGGAAGTTGGAGAGTACTCTGATGGACCACGAGAACAAGACTATATGGAATGACTACCGCATGGCTCAGCCCCTCAATGACCGTGTGGTGGAATCCTCCTTCCTGCCTCGCCTGGGCAAAGGCAGTATGTACACCTGGAAGGgattgataataataataataatacagtatTATTATCACTTCAATCACACTGCATCTGCCCTTTGTAACTCAACTAATTACAACAGATTCCTACTACGAATTAACAAGCAAATATCTAGCCCTTGAAGTTAACGGACTTATCATGGGTCCTATGTGACTTCAAATAGACATGTATATCTTAGACTGTGTTTCTACCTCTGAATTTAGCCTTCTGTCGTCAAGAAGAAATTGAGTCAAAGCTCCTAAAGATTGAGGGTCTCATCTCTTCACTAGGAAGGCAGATGGAATCAAGTAAGTGGAACACTTTCACCCCCTTAATAACATGACATGATTGAACTTGTTTATATGGTAGatacaaatgactaaatgactaaaatttAAATACAGCACATCAGATGCTATTTGTTTTTGCTAACTTGTCTTCTCTTGTACAATTAGTTGGGGAAACACGGTCCTCCAAAAATGGTGAGTATACCCAGTGTAGGATAAGTGATAGGTATTGCTTTGATTTTTAttgaaataaatatatttattagaaGAACATTCAAAtacataatattatccgtttttaTTTATACTGCAATGCTGTAGTTAGTTAGTAGTTTAGGTCCCTAACCCTTGTCGCCTGTTTTTAGAGCCCCGGGCCCTGTCTCCGCTAGTGCTCCATTTCCCAGAAAGGAATACTGCCAGCTATGCCTTGGCCCACTTAAAGCACCCCATGAGCCTAAACTCCTTcactgcatgcatgcatgtccgCACACACCCCAATGGCTTGCACACCGTCCTTTCCTACTCCCGCGACAACAATGACAATGAGCTAACTATAACCTTGGGTTTTGAGGTTGGGTTGTGGATTGGCAACGAGTTTGTCAACCTGCCACACAGCTTCCATTCACAAGACTGGGCCAACTACTGCATCACCTGGTCCTCCCACTCCGGAGGGGCAGAGCTCTGGATTAATGgactggaaggggaggagcagTATCTGAGGGGAGGGTACACGATAAGCCCCGGGGGGGTGTTCATCCTGGGGAAGGACCAAGATGGCTTCCTGGGCATTTCTGACTCCGATGCCTTTGTGGGACAGATGACGGACGTGAATGTGTGGGACTACGTGCTCAGTCGGGCAGAGATAAAGGAGCAGATGTTGTGTGGGAATTCCACAATGAGGGGCAATGCCTTCAGCTGGGGAGTGACCCAGCTCAGCTTGTATGGAGGGGTGCAGTTGCAGATCGACCACAGGTGCACCTAACTTCACACCACAAGATCATGGTGTTGAGTCACATCACCAGATCCACAAGCTTTGCACtatcaacacaacacagagcTGTGAGAGTTGTGGTTATGGGTGGAGGCAATATCAAATCAACACTTTGATGATCATTAAAAACACAAATCTCTCTGACATATGTTGTTAATTTTTGTTATGATTATAGAAGTGTAACACAGGGAGTGGGCTTACAACAGTATCAGCCCTTTATTATAAACATATCTTTTCATCCTCAATAAACTTCTGAAATACTTGGATATGCATCTTGttcatttattttattacatCTGAGATATACTGTCAATAAGTTCAAAGTTCTGTGTCTGGTTCCAGAGGAAAAGGGACAAAGCTTAAAAAGTTATTAAACTTATTTAGTCAAATACGGTGACAGTAGATTATTCTTGCTCTTTCCAATTCAATACTCACCACATCTCTCTCAGAAGGTAGAGCCAATCTCTACTTCCTTCAGACATCCTGTCGCATTGGTAGGACTGTTTTCATCGCCCAGCCTGATCTCTACCTTGTTTCTCTTGGCAAACATTTGGCTAATCTCCAGGAAGGTGTTGTTTTTGGTCTCTGGGAGCACCAGCCAGGTGTAGATCAGGGTAACCAGGCAGATCACAGAGAAGATTAGGAAACTGTATGGTCCTAGTCCTTTCTGCAGGACCAAGGTTAAAAGAGGGAAAACATGAGAAATATGTTTAATCTTCTTTATTTGTTTGTCTTGACCAAATGTTAACTGTTTAGGTCTCTTTTTGTAAAGGCTAAACAAAAATGAGCACAGAACAACATAGGCCTTTTCACTGGCTGGTTGCAGATTTGAatcccctccactccctttcCACCACTACCCCCACTGTTACATTACCTTGGAAAAGTGCATTAGATAAATTCATGCACTATTATTTATATTGTGGgaatacagacagacataccTCCATGAAAGGGAACACCAGTCCTACAGTGAAGTTGGACAACCAGTGTACAGATCCTGCCACCATGAACGCAGCTGACCTGGAGGACTGCCTGAACATCTCTGTGGTCACCACAACTGGAATGGGACCTGCAAACCACATGTGGTGAACCTCACCCCACAATTCCTGGCCCTGACATCAGCGGACTGCATCAGAGTAAAGCTATGACACAGCAGTTGGCCTTCTCAAGAAGTAAACACACATCATCACTTAACTAATCTCATGCATTAGTACATCCAAACAACACATGACAAACCGAGCTCCGAGTTACAATCATGATAAATAAACAAGCCTGTAGGAGCCTTACTTACTTGGGCCAATGGCATGTCCAATGACGTACAAAATGACACAGGCTATGCTGATGTGGGGAATCCAATCCACACTGTCCTGTCAACACAGCAGAGCAGCTGGTGTTGTTCATTGGCCAGTGAGTGTGTCATGATCATAACAACTTCCACTTTCAGATACAGAAAAGGAAAAACATACAGGAGATCTACACCAACGCTCTTAAGAGTTCAAGTCCCTGCTGACTAGTGTTGGAACAAGGGGCATTTAACAGGGTGGGTCAGGTATGGATGTGCAGTGCAAGGGTCGGGCCAGGAAATCAGGTAtataatactgtatatatgcTATATAATATGCAGTTTGCTTTTTACATCTTTGTATACTTTATGTATattatttcttcttttttgatgatgtataccTGTACCTGGAGTCTGAGAGCCACGGTCAGGACAACACAGGCTCCACAGCAGATCCCGAAGCCAATGAGGAGGAGCAGCTTTCTCCCTGAAGCCTCCACAATGAACACCTGAGGACCAAACAGCTACTTTAGGGGCCAAGTCCTGGGAGTCCCTCAATGTTATCTCAAAACAGCAATCAAGAGTAAGTATAGCTGTGCCGACTTTTTGAGACATTTGATGCAGGTAAATAGTGTGCACAGTACAGGGGATACTTACCGCAGTTATGGTCATAAAAACATTACCAGCCCCAGTTTCATACTGGATGTGATTTTACTTGACATCTGTTGAGCAAATACAATACAATCATACCATACAATACCATACAGCCAATACCATACAATCTGCTAGTAGTAGATCTGAGGAAACAAATGTTTGTATGGATATCTATTATCTAATTCACATATTTATTTACAATCTTAAAGACTTGACTTGAACAACTGGCCTGCTTAGTGTGTGGAAAGGGAGTGAACCCTGGAGCCTCACCGATCGGCACAGGTCTGACGCCTCGCAGCTAAACATCTTCCCAtagtcctcctcttcttcctgtgtccttctctccatctcgggTCTCTTGACACGCTCGTTCGCCTCCCGAAAAGGGGGTTTCCCCGCAGTCATCTCGTACACAAGACAACCCAGGCCCCACCAATCAGGACTCATCCCATAATGCTCGTTTGCAATCACCTCTGGAGCTGAGGGTAAAAGCCAAGTCACTTCAAGGGGAAAGTAAAACTCGTCTCACTGTTTTACGACTCAgagatgaaaaaaagaaaagggagagacagtTGTAAGGAAGCACTTTTTCGGTTTATCTGAAAACATACCCATGTAGCCCACGGTGCCTACACGGCCTTGTGCCAGTTCCCCCCCTGACAGTTTCAGTGCCAGACCCAGATCAGAGATACGGATGTGTCCTGGGAGTAGATAAGAACAGGATAAACAGCTCAGACAAACGTGTATCATATTACTATATATCATGTACTAAATCGATTCCTGATGTATCCGTCAATCATAGGGTCTCATGTTGTTTTCATGATTCACTCCACGGACGTCTCACTAAATGTGCCCTCAGTTGAAAACATCAGGCAAAACATAAGCatttacaacaacaaaagcAAAGTGGTTGCTAAACTAAAAGGTTCAAATTAATTTCACTTGTCTTCACATGCTTCAACCTTCCCTTACACGTTGCCAATAGTCTTAGATGGCAGTTGATAACTAATCATTATGAACTTCCTCAAAGTTATTTTTACTTGTAATGATAAGAGGTCCAAACCAGATTTATTTCCTCCTACCATGAAGTAGAACATAGCGTCACTGTTAATTAAGTTGACATGAGaacaaaggagggaggggagggtgggggtacaCATACCATTGTCATCCAATAGAATGTTCTCTGGTTTCATATCCCTGTAACATAGTTTTAGTAGAAATCAAAAAGTGGTAGGTGTGTATTACAAATACTGTACAGGACAGTGAACTGTTAAGTACTTCAATAAAAAGGTACTCTgttcttaaaatatttttaaaccCAAAAAGAGTACTTTTTAGTACAATGATGCCAAACCTACTTTTGCCAACATGATTAAGATAAACAAGATGTGCTAAACAAAAGGTTTTACACTCATACCCGAGATGGCCTGCCTTCTGCGCCTTATCTTTAAATGTATACTGTACAGATAGAAAAGTCATCTTGTGTCTTAATAtaatctgtgttgtgtgttgcctGTGAAGTACACCTTATCAATGATGATAAGCAGATGACACACTGACCTGTAGACAATGTCGTTCTGATGCAAGTGATGCAGACCGCAGCAGACCTGTGCTGCGTAGAACTGCACCCTCTCTGAACTGAGCCCTGGAGAGCCCATGTTGTAGATGTGGAACTTAAgatctcctccatccatcaaGGTCAGCACCAGACAGAGGGAGTGCTTTGTTTCATAGGTATAAGCCAGACTCACCTACAAggggtgcagacacacacttggGTAAgtgcacacatatgcacaagGGTGATCTGTTATTTTGACGGAACGGTACACACCAAGTGAGGGAAAACGagggttacagagagagagcaaaagccagagaaaaaaaacagtagTTTGAGAAACACAACCACAAATCTGCTGTCAATCATCTCCAGTAACTGCTTCTCGTTGTGCGCCAGAGTTTCTCCTTTGCGTTTCTTCATGTGGGTCTTCTCCAGCTTCTTGCACGCATACATCTTCCCAGTCGCACGCACCTGACACGCCCATACCTGGGAGACATGGGGAGATGGGGGGCTAATGTAGTGCTTCAGACGATGAGGTGTTTGATGGTTATTAATGTGCCATAAGACATACACTGATGAGGTTGAGGATTTAACAGATGACTGCATCACAGCTATGATGATGATGTACTGTTTTAGTTA encodes:
- the LOC134019239 gene encoding carbonic anhydrase 6-like isoform X1 yields the protein MECFLVVINVLLISPVYAGVSGIHWTYTEGALDQVHWADEYPACGGQKQSPIDIQRRNVQYNPRLLQLELSGYEAQKGKFLMSNNGHSVQISLPSSMAITKGLPDRYTAVQMHLHWGGWDMEASGSEHTLDGIRYMAELHIVHYNAEKYKSFHEAIDKPDGLAVLAFFYEDGHFENTYYTDFINNLSKIKYAGQAMNISSINVRSMLPENLNHYFRYHGSLTTPPCDESILWTVFDTPITLSHNQIRKLESTLMDHENKTIWNDYRMAQPLNDRVVESSFLPRLGKGTFCRQEEIESKLLKIEGLISSLGRQMESIGETRSSKNEPRALSPLVLHFPERNTASYALAHLKHPMSLNSFTACMHVRTHPNGLHTVLSYSRDNNDNELTITLGFEVGLWIGNEFVNLPHSFHSQDWANYCITWSSHSGGAELWINGLEGEEQYLRGGYTISPGGVFILGKDQDGFLGISDSDAFVGQMTDVNVWDYVLSRAEIKEQMLCGNSTMRGNAFSWGVTQLSLYGGVQLQIDHRCT
- the LOC134019239 gene encoding carbonic anhydrase 6-like isoform X2; this encodes MSNNGHSVQISLPSSMAITKGLPDRYTAVQMHLHWGGWDMEASGSEHTLDGIRYMAELHIVHYNAEKYKSFHEAIDKPDGLAVLAFFYEDGHFENTYYTDFINNLSKIKYAGQAMNISSINVRSMLPENLNHYFRYHGSLTTPPCDESILWTVFDTPITLSHNQIRKLESTLMDHENKTIWNDYRMAQPLNDRVVESSFLPRLGKGTFCRQEEIESKLLKIEGLISSLGRQMESIGETRSSKNEPRALSPLVLHFPERNTASYALAHLKHPMSLNSFTACMHVRTHPNGLHTVLSYSRDNNDNELTITLGFEVGLWIGNEFVNLPHSFHSQDWANYCITWSSHSGGAELWINGLEGEEQYLRGGYTISPGGVFILGKDQDGFLGISDSDAFVGQMTDVNVWDYVLSRAEIKEQMLCGNSTMRGNAFSWGVTQLSLYGGVQLQIDHRCT
- the LOC134019572 gene encoding solute carrier family 2, facilitated glucose transporter member 5 gives rise to the protein MWFAGPIPVVVTTEMFRQSSRSAAFMVAGSVHWLSNFTVGLVFPFMEKGLGPYSFLIFSVICLVTLIYTWLVLPETKNNTFLEISQMFAKRNKVEIRLGDENSPTNATGCLKEVEIGSTF
- the LOC134019573 gene encoding G protein-coupled receptor kinase 5-like, whose protein sequence is MYFERFLQWKMVERQPVTKYSFRQYRLLGKGGFGEVWACQVRATGKMYACKKLEKTHMKKRKGETLAHNEKQLLEMIDSRFVVSLAYTYETKHSLCLVLTLMDGGDLKFHIYNMGSPGLSSERVQFYAAQVCCGLHHLHQNDIVYRDMKPENILLDDNGHIRISDLGLALKLSGGELAQGRVGTVGYMAPEVIANEHYGMSPDWWGLGCLVYEMTAGKPPFREANERVKRPEMERRTQEEEEDYGKMFSCEASDLCRSVRLQGSLPFHTLSRPVVQVKSLRL